One segment of Anguilla anguilla isolate fAngAng1 chromosome 1, fAngAng1.pri, whole genome shotgun sequence DNA contains the following:
- the LOC118233363 gene encoding extensin-like, whose translation MPTNIPQPNTPTNIPQPNTPSNIPQPNMPTNIPQPNMPTNIPQPNTPTNIPQPNMPTNIPQPNTPTNIPQPNTPTNIPQPNTPTNIPQPNTPTNIPQPNTPTNIPQPTMPTNISQPNTPTNIPQPNMPTNIPQPNTPTNIPQPNTPTNIPQPNTPTNIPQPTMPTNIPQSNMPTNIPQPNTPTNIPQSNTTANRPQLNIQTFHDPTQNTLNNRPQAPPLRPQYDNQPYTTQHTN comes from the coding sequence ATGCCCACCAACATCCCACAGCCCAACACGCCCACCAACAtcccacagcccaacacacctaGCAACATCCCACAGCCCAACATGCCCACCAACATCCCACAACCCAACATGCCCACCAACAtcccacagcccaacacacccACCAACATCCCACAGCCCAACATGCCCACCAACAtcccacagcccaacacacccACCAACAtcccacagcccaacacacccACCAACAtcccacagcccaacacacccACCAACATTCCACAGcccaacacccccaccaacatcccacagcccaacacacccACTAACATCCCACAGCCCACCATGCCCACCAACATCTCACAGCCCAACACACCCACCAACATCCCACAACCCAACATGCCCACTAACAtcccacagcccaacacacccACCAACAtcccacagcccaacacacccACCAACAtcccacagcccaacacacccACTAACATCCCACAGCCCACCATGCCCACCAACATCCCACAGTCCAACATGCCCACCAATAtcccacagcccaacacacccACCAACATCCCACAGTCCAACACAACTGCTAACAGACCACAACTGAACATTCAGACATTCCACGACCCAACACAGAACACTTTGAACAACAGACCACAAGCACCCCCACTGAGACCACAATATGACAACCAACCTTACACAACTCAACACACCAACTAA